A window of the Thermodesulfobacteriota bacterium genome harbors these coding sequences:
- a CDS encoding DUF167 domain-containing protein produces MDCLQPAADGVLLLVHAQPRAASNRLMGLHDRALRIGITAPPLEGRANVMLAAFLADLFDLPKSAVRLTAGDRGRKKRFLLQGLSREQAETRLAAVLPKTP; encoded by the coding sequence ATGGACTGTCTGCAGCCGGCGGCGGACGGGGTGCTGCTCCTGGTCCACGCCCAGCCCCGGGCCGCCAGCAACCGGCTCATGGGTCTTCATGACCGCGCGCTGCGGATCGGCATCACAGCACCACCCCTGGAGGGCCGGGCCAATGTCATGCTGGCCGCCTTCCTGGCTGACCTCTTCGATCTGCCCAAGTCTGCGGTGCGGCTTACGGCCGGCGACCGCGGCCGCAAGAAGCGCTTCCTGCTCCAGGGTCTGTCCCGGGAGCAGGCCGAAACCCGGCTGGCGGCCGTCTTGCCCAAGACCCCGTGA